The Pseudomonadota bacterium genome includes the window AAAAGTTAATGATATCTCGTTACGCTTATGCGAACTGGTTCCATAGTTTAACACCTATGGGTAAGGAGGTGTCTTAATATTTTTAAATCTTGTGTATGAACTTAACCCTTTATATGATTATCAAACCTTGAAATATGAACTTACTTGACAAATTTATAAAGCACACCCCGATCGTGAATGGAGGGCTGCGTGGTCACGTGCCCACTCGCCCCGGATGTACCACACCTCATATCCGGTTCCTGTTCGTCGCCCCGCACTTTTGGATTGGACTTCCTCCAGACCCCACCTCACGATGACGCCCTTGTCCTTCTCCTAACCTTCGGCTTCACGAACACCTGGTGTAAGGACTTTCACCTTACTAGCTCTGTGCCATGCCTGGCACACACCCTCGGCATAAGGCGCGGCGGCTTTTGCCATCGCCTCATGCCGAGGGTGTACGCCGCTTAATACGCGAAAAGCTCTTGCAAACAATTGATAATTTTAATCTGCGCGCTTTGGGAAATTACACCAAGTTTTTGAATTAACCTGGATTTGTCAACGGCTCTCATTTGGTCAAGCAGAATCAATCCTTTTTTACCCTGAAATGTATATTGAATTCTGGTTGGATAGCTAAATCCTTTGGATGTCATTGGAGCAACAATCGCGGTCTTCAGTGCAGACATTTCATCAGGGGAGATAACAACACAAGGCCTTATTTTCTTAATTTCAGAACCTTGTGTCGGATCAAGTTGAACCAGCCAAATCTCAAATCTATAAACATCTTTTTTTACCATTCCCAGTCCTCTTCATCTACCAATGGGGCATCCAACCACTCCTGATCCGCTTCGCTTGATTCCTGGGATTTAAAGGCTTTATCAAATTGTTCTTTCCAGCCTTCTCTGTTCTTCTTAACAGGTTGAATTAACAGTCCGTCGTCGATTATTTTGAATTCCAATTGCTTGTCTTCTAATCGTGCTTGCTCGATTACTGCCTTTGGAATACGGATACCCTGCGAATTTCCTATTCTGATTAAAGTCGTCATTTTCGCCTCCAATTGTGGTTAATGTAATTACAATATACCCACAATTGAATCGATTGTCAAATCATACTTATTGTTATTTGAGGGCTAACCCACAAACCCCGCAGTCAGCGCAATCCATGATGATAATGTTTTAATTTTATTGTAAAAGTATTGGGAAACTCACAAACACAAAAGTTTCTTTATATAAAGGAGGTTTTCCAATGCTTGAAAGAAAAGATAAATGATTTTTTAAACTATTGTAAAGTATTAAAATTTTCAAAGATATCAATAGAGACTTTTACAATAAGATTAAGGGAGTTTAATTCTTTTATTGTTAATGTTCCGGTCGATAACATTAAAGAACGATTGGTGTCACATCTTGAATTGTGAATAAAACCGACTGGCGTCAAACCTTGATTAGTGATTAAGAAAGCAGAAATATGTGTCACATCTTGGACACAACGGTGTCCAAAATTTCAAACAAAAAAACATAAAATTTATACATTTAAAATATCGGGGGCGTTCCTTAGTTATTCAGTTTCTCATTGATGTCTTTTTTAGCAAACCATTACGGCTTAGTCCAGCTATGAACCAAACTATCTGGCTGTAGTAAAACCTGTTTTAAAAATATGTCTATAAAATTGGATAGCAATTAGGAAGAATCATAATACAAAAATGCATGAGCTGTGGGTGTTAATATTATGGCACGATGGACTCTAACGGGGATTAGCTCAGGTGTCTGTGGTTTTTACCCAATCGGCTGAAGCGGGTTATGCATACGCTGTAAATAGCTTGACAACTATAATGCCCCCCATTATAAACATGACCCATGATAAGAGCCTTTAAATCTGCTGGCACTGAGTATGTTTTTGATGGTGTGGCATCCCGATCAGCTCGCAGATGCTGCTCCCAATCCATTTGGCTGGTTGCCCGCCGAAAGTTAGATCAAATAAACCGTGTTCGAGAGATCAATGAACTAAAGGTGCCTCCAGGCAATCGATTGGAAATTTTAAAAGGTGACAGGAAAAATCAATACAGTATTCGCATAAATCAGCAGTACAGAATTTGTTTTATATGGGAGGAAGGCCACGCCTACTAAATCAAAATCACAGATTACCACTGATGTTGGACGGCGGCTGCCTCGGAATCGCCCCCCCAACACATCCTGGGGAAATGCTTTTTGAAGAATTTGTCAAGCCGCTTGACCTGACA containing:
- a CDS encoding type II toxin-antitoxin system PemK/MazF family toxin, which codes for MVKKDVYRFEIWLVQLDPTQGSEIKKIRPCVVISPDEMSALKTAIVAPMTSKGFSYPTRIQYTFQGKKGLILLDQMRAVDKSRLIQKLGVISQSAQIKIINCLQELFAY
- a CDS encoding AbrB/MazE/SpoVT family DNA-binding domain-containing protein, giving the protein MTTLIRIGNSQGIRIPKAVIEQARLEDKQLEFKIIDDGLLIQPVKKNREGWKEQFDKAFKSQESSEADQEWLDAPLVDEEDWEW
- a CDS encoding type II toxin-antitoxin system RelE/ParE family toxin → MIRAFKSAGTEYVFDGVASRSARRCCSQSIWLVARRKLDQINRVREINELKVPPGNRLEILKGDRKNQYSIRINQQYRICFIWEEGHAY